The genomic segment TgactttgttttggttccaaCATTAACTCCTAAACGGAAACCCATTAACTCCTAAACGGAAACCCATGTGACGATTTAGGATGTACAAGCACCTTACAGTGTCTTAGACACTTGCCTCTGCCCTGGCTGCTGATTTCAAAGCAGCAGTCACTGAACAAATCATTTCTCATTTTGCCTAAATTTCACCGCCCCTGTGAAAGCCATGAGGAGCGCACGCGTCCTCTTTCTCTGCAGCAGTAGGGCTACAGAAGAGACACCTGTCATACAGTAGGTGATTCTGACGTGAAGCCGAACTGGCAgcatgttttcctgtcacttgCTTGGCTGTGTTCATTTCTGTATCTTTTCTCTAGATGCAGGTATAGGAGTGATATTTATTCCTGTGTTGAATATAATTGCATGATACGCAATTTTAGAAAGAAGCATCTCAGCCATCCATAATGATGAGCCTTATGATTACCCATATCCTTATAATGGAATTTGTCATGCTGACGATCAGTTATAGCTAAAGGCTTAGAGTGCTGTTTACTGGCACACCAGCAGTGGAAACAAAAGGATCAGTGCAATTctgcccccacacccccaaacaaacaaacaaacaaacaaacaaacaagaacaacaaaacacattcacagataCAATAACCTTACATTTGGCCAGGTACACTGCGAGATGAGACAGGCAAACTCTTTCCCTCAAGGTTACCActcaaacaaatattttccaataaaaaattaaaaatctttaTAAACAGCCAAAGTTTTCAATGATTTTATGTAATGAGTAGGCCTGTTCAGAGCTTGTCCTGAACAAGAATTAATCAGCCAAGGAAAGTGGTGTCAAGAGGAGATTTTCAATAAATGCTAAATCTCACACGATTGTAGATACTGGTttctcaattaaaaaaataaaaaataaaaagacagtCATTACAGCCTCCTGCATTGATCTCTCGTCTTAAGAGAAGTGATAAACAAGTCTTGCAACCTCTTCAATGGATCAGTTTTAggcaatgttaaaaaaacaaaaaacaaatattaattgAGCCTAAACCAGTTTACAAGCTCCAAACAATACTAGAAAGCGTCAGTTTACAGACTGGGGGGGAAAAATATTCGTATATACGAAACGAAATAAACATGTTTCCCATATTCCAAACATCCCATTCAACAGCAGACGATGCACAACTTCGGCTCTGAACTACTCGCGTCTCAAACCCGCTCCTGTGCACCTCCGACCGGGTCATTATCGCCCGAACAGAACCGCAAGCGCACTGCAAAAATATCTGTCCAAACTGAAAGGGGCTTCACTCAGAGATAATCCGAGGCCGGAGGGGATTTTGATGCTTTGCTTTTGTCTGGGTTCAGTGAGCCCAAGGCAGAGGAGCGATCACATTTACGCACCAGGACAGTGGTCGTGTCTGCACTCGGCCATCGGGAGGAAACAGCTCACAGCTACAACGCGGAGGAAAGTTACTTTCATTGTCTGGCTTCAAGTGAAGATCACCCCCTAAAACCCCTCGACCCCTAAACCCTTACCTCGACAGGCACCAGGCGAAGATCCCACCGTATCCAGTAAATAATCGGGTGCAATCCAAGATTCCTGGTTGGCTTTTTATTTTGGGGGATGTGGGGTGGTGGAGGCTCGGCACACCGCCGCCGTTCGGTGCGTTTCTGACAGCGGCAGCGACACACAACCCGCCCCGTTACGTctgggttggggtggggtgggtagaCCCCCACCTTTCCTGAAGGACTTGCTGGCTACGTTGTCGGTCATTTTCGTTAAACGCACAGATCGATATCCAGACACGATTGCCTTTATTATACATCACCTATTGTAAAGTCGttgtagacaaaaaaaaaaagaaaagaaaaaaaaattatacagtGTAATAGTATAGTTTATGTGTAAAGATTGCGAAAAGTGTTTAGGATATTTAGAATATAATGATTTAATGACACCGAAACACTTGGCATGCTCCATTAAATGTGGTATAATAAAAGACACTGGGCTGCTATCATTGTGAAACTGGGCCAGTGAAATGTGCCACtaccaacactacacacatggACACTGGGCTTATTTTCATCTTATGCAAACCCGTAAAATTTGAACACGCAAGCGCTTCTCATAGCgaagtgatttatttatttttttattattattattattttgcagtCTTGACTTTAAATCCCGTTGACCCCCAGATCAGCTGTTATGGGAGTGGTGGAACACAACATAAGCGGATGCAAATCCACCTCTCTTCCGGTTTTTTGCTTTTCCCTGCGATACTGCCGGTGTACCGCAGTCGTGCGGCGAGTGCGCCATCTGATGGTGGCTCACAGGCAGCGGCCGTGTTTTTGACGCAAAAACTCACGCAAATGCTGATTATGTTTAGTGTGCAGTTGGAGATTAGATTAGATGATTCTGGGGAATATTGTAAATATGTGACAGTTGTTGTACAACAGATCTCAAGGTTGTGTAACTGCACAAATAATGAATTCGTGTAAACTGAAATATAGTGTCGTCTTACACCAGCTTACAACCCCTTAaatcttgatttaaaaaaaaaaaatctttgcaaCATTATTAACAAATGCTAAGCCtacaaataaattatacaaatgtaCTTTAAAGTAATATGGCTGTAATATGCCAGATGTATGAAATATTATCTTGAGTTCCATTCCATGGAGTCAGAGTGCCACTGGTCCTTTGTCGTTTCTCACAGAAAAccctgtaaaaataaaaaataaaaaaaaaatctgagatAAGATACTAGTTTCTATTTCACCATAAACTGgtatattacattttgtttgcatttcagtttaaatCAAGCCAGTGGCATTTTTACAAATGCCATGTGACCTTATGGCCTTGTTGTTTTACTTAATTCAAAAGAATTTAAATGCAAGAAAAAGTCACTCTTATTAAACTAGCATTACAATAACAGAGtacaaaagaatgaaaacacacaactgCTTATAAACACCTGATACAGCCGTCTTGTGGCCAGTTCCTCTCCCAGTGTCCCAGCCTGATGCAATGTCgtctgtttttcctttccagATATCCTTCagttcctcctcatcctccaggAACTGCTGGTGAGTAAACCGCGGCACTGTGGCCATGTTGTCTGTCTCCGCAGCTGCTGCGGACGCCACGAGCCCCTCATctggagcagagcagcacactgcacattctctctctccgcaAACTACTACACGCTTCAGCTTGCTTGAGCCCAGACTTGAATCAGCCAGCTGGATTGGACCTTTCACTCCTAACAAGACAGAATTCGTCTGAGAATTCCACTGCAAGTGTCCGGACATGTGGTACACATGCGTATTCAGATCCTTGATCCTGGTGTGAACACTAAGGCAATTGTGCTTGTATGATGAAGAGTTGCAAAGCAGACTGTAAGAGCTAGCTGTGGGGTCACTCACTGTGAAAGGTTCCTTTAACTCAATGCATTGTTCATCATTGGTGTGTTGCTCAAAGTCTTGGTGTTTTCCTTTAACTTCCAAATGACCATGTTCCATAGCAGATCTCATCTTCTCACATTCTGCTTGAGATCTTAGTTGGGTTTTGTCAGGTTGTTGGTCCTTTTTCTCAGAAATAGGACTGAATAATACTTTGTCTAACATATGAAATGCTTCATGGTCTGGTTGCATTAGTGAATTATTATCAGTAACTGGTTGCATCTCTACCTGTGCTTGTGGTGTGTGCTGCAGAATCAGACTTGGCTCGGCGCCTCCTGCCAGTGAAGGTTGGTTGTTTGAGTCGGTTACACCTGAACTGGCTGAAGAATATTCACCCTTCACAGGGCTCTGCACATGTGAAGCACTATGGCAAAGCACTTTGACATCCTGGGGTAGCGAAACTCTGAGAGTGGACCCCAGGGACAGATAAGGGCACATGTTATTGTTTGGTTTGCTGGGTATCTCCACTTTTGATAGCAAGTTGTCCCTCAAAGCATTATCTGGGTATGGTTCTTCTGTACATATCACACGAAATGAATCCTCTTTCTTAAACCCCTGGTGTTCAGTGTTGATGGGATGCCTCTTTCTACCTTCTGGCCAGGTGTTACATCTCCCTCGGAACCAGTGTGATGATGTATTGCAATGGGCACACTGAATAATGCTGAGGGTCATGTGTCTCCGGCGGTTGGTTCTCATTGGTTGTTCCAAGCCCACAGAATCTGCCTTGGGTGTCTCACAGCTCTGAGGGGATATTACTCCATACAAGCTTGGATGGGGgaatgaggaagatgaaggtgaTTGAGAGCAGGGTGAGAAAGATGAAGACGGTAGGGACACTGCTGCACTTTCCTCCATCTCTGATGGTCTGTCTGTGAGTTTGGAAACGTCTGTAACATGCAGATATGTGGTTACCTGGGGCAGGACAGGAAAGCAAAGACAATCAGATGCCACCTTGTGCATCCCTTTTGGGAAGTTTTAGCCAACAAAGACACAACGCAGTAGGATAAAACAGGACACAAACTATATCtgatctaaaaatgtaaatatagatAAAGGTATATGATCAATGTAAATACGGATACACCTATATGATATTCAGTCCACACATAGAGCTGCGCAAATGGAGCAGATATATGCTTCAATGTGAAGATATTTAGAATGTATAGACTGCATGTAAAAACCCAAGGGTTCCCTTTTAACAGTGCAATTTAAAGTGCTGTGATATGTATTACATAAAAAGGAGCACTTTACTCTGTGTTGTAAAACTGCTATATTGGTTGTGCAGCTCTAAAACATACCATGATCTAAATGAGGATTAGACATAGTACAGGGTAATAAAGATATGCATGTACAGCAGGTAGAAACTacatttgaaaacataaaatctaaaaattaaTCTGTAAAAAGTATGCATCAATAACATTGTACTATGTGGTTAAACGTGAGTGCTAAGACAGTGTTGTACAGAGACGAACATAGCGATACAGCAGCTGAAATTATATGCCATACTTAAATTAGTTGCCATACTTAAATGATCTGccatttatctgtgtgtgtacaacatGTACCCAGGTGTGGCAGCAGCTTGATTCTGACTAATGGGATTATATGACGAATGAATACACCTTTTGTGTGGCAATGGAGAACCTCATGCTGCATTCCAGCTCAAACTGCAGTTGAGCCAGAGCTCCTCTCCCTACTGGGAGGTATTTACAGCAGCCAGTACCATGGAAACCCTGAGGAAACCTTGAGGAAACTTTGAGGAAACTGAAGAATTTCGAGTCTGAGTAAATATTTCCACCACATGGGGCAGGATGTACTGTGCAGTgaataacatgcacacactgacatacacatcACCAGTGGCATGCAGACACTGATAAACACACCCCcagtaacatgcacacactgacatacacacccCCAGTGGCATGCAGACACTGATATACACACCCCCAGTGGCATGCAGACACTGATAAACACACCCCCAGTAAGATACACACACCCAGGTATGAATGTGGGTGATCTCTGATCTCATCTTGGTATGTTTGTGAAGCTTAACATACTCTGTTTGTATCTCTACGTACCCTGTGGGTTCCCTCAGCTGCCAGCTGTGTCTGGTTGTTGCTTGATGACTGTGGCTTTTTGCCAGACAACCGCTGGTCCTTCATGTGATTTGTTTTGGGTGACTGTAGAATAAGCTGTGAACTGTGTTGGCCACAGTTGCTagatgtcttttcttttccactttTACACAAATGGTTCTGCAATTGATCCAAGTTTTGGGGTGATGCGAAACATATTTCATCATTACCTATCAATTGTTTCTTCTCTGCTAAGTGAATTTCTGAGTCACCAGACTCTGGTATGTTGTTTAATAACTGATGATATATCGGAGTAGTTCTTGGCAGCTGCTGCCGTTGAACATGACGAGTAGCTGGTGATTCTGCACTgtgtttctgctctgttctctgctctttgttgtttgttggtGACTCCAAATGGTTGCCTGGCGACTGGTGGTGTTGTATTTGCATCATGTTGCCTGGTGACTGGTGGTGTTGTACTTGCATCATATTTGGTGACTGTTGCCATTCCAATTCTTCATTGGATAGTGATTGTTGCCTTTGTATCTGAATGTTGCCAAGTGACTGTTGCTTCAGTGTTTGATTGACTGTTCTATCTGACTGTTGCATCTGAAAAATGTCTTGCGATGGTTGCACGTGTGCTGGGTTTGTTTGCGATTGCTGAACAtgtgctgggtttgtttgtgaTGGTTGCATGTGTGCAGGGTTTGTTTGCGATGGTTGTACATGTGCTGGATTTGTTTGCGATTGCTGCACGCATGCTGGGTTTGTAtcctttttctgttctttgcTATGACCGATGACTGATTCATTGCAGAGTTGCAGACCTCCAGAGTTAGTGATTGATGACTGTTGACATTGTGTCTTGTTTCTTCCTGGTAGCAGCTGTGCATGTTCTTCCCGGCTGCTAAGTGAAGGTGGTTTAAACACTTGCCTAATACATGCTGACTGGTCATCGGAGCTGAGGATGAGGCGAATGCTACTGCTCAGAGAGCTGTGGACAGGGTAGGACTCCTGGACCGCAAGCCCAGGGAAATCCACCTTTATTCCAAGTTCCATTGCAGTACTCTgcatctcctctctcttcagtgGATCCATATTTACAAAAAGGTTCTTCTTTTGACTAAGCTGCTCTCTCTGAGTTTTCCAGTTGGCCTGAATCCATCCCAACATTCCCCTCAGCTCCTCAGTCCTTTCCTtaatctgaaaatgaaaaatgcataatGATGACATCATTATCCTTGGCTGAGTagccaaaaaccaaaaatataaaacacgACCAGCGACTCACAGTCTCCTTTGGGTAATTCCCTTCATCCTCTAGCCTCTGACCAGCTGCAGCCAGTTGATCAAACTCCAGCAGTTTCTGTTCAAGTCCACTGTTCATCTGCTGCACCTCTATGTCTTTCCACTGATCAGCAGTACTGCCTGATAGGATGGCAGATCTGGTGCTCTCTGTCCATTCActatggcacacacacacacacacacacagacacacacacagacacacacacacacacacacacacatgcacaaacacacacacatacatatacatatgcacatatgcaaaaacacacacacacacacacatacacacacacacacacatacatatgcataaacacacatatacatatgcacaaaaacacacacatatacatatgcacaaaaacacacacatatacacacacacacacacacacacacacacacacacacacacacacacacacacacatacatatagatacacacacacacacacacacacacagattaataGCAAGTCCACTGAAAAGCAGGCAGATGTCCAGAGTACTGTACTTCTCTGACAGAAATTGTGTTAAAGTAGTGTATAATAGTGACTGATATCTGTGGCATCTGTCATACATCAGTTCCAGGTAGCTGGTAAAATAGTCCCGTAATTGGTTGAATTTAGCCAGAcgttctctgttctcttccaTGTTGTGACGCACTTCTTCCCAGATTTGCAGGACTGGCTGAACTTCCCCTGTGAGAAGTTCATCCATGTCTCCGAGAGGAACCTGGAGTGACCTCACCAAAATCTCCATGCCTTCCACCTCCCTTTCAATGAGGAGATAGTCAACCTAATAAGGACACATTTCACATTTGGAGGAGCTTAAGAACCAGGAAATAGTGGCTGTGTTGAACAGATTAATTACAATATGACACTTCTGTTTACTTgcaatgtaatatttcaaaatggAGCGTTATGTGTGGCCATCCTCCTTAATATacagaatatgaaaatatgttggAATTTGCATAAATAAAAGCTGTATTCACCAAATAGTTCTTGATAATCACCAAATATCCTAACTGGAGTTGATGCAGCTAGAGGTAATATAGAGAGACTGACCTCCAAACCATCCTGCTGTTCCTGTAGACATCCCACTCCACAATGTTCTGGGTCACAAAGTATGAACACGTCAGCCTCCATGTCCAGCATATCCATGCTGAGCTCAGCACAGTGTGCGAGATGCTCGTTCATGCGTAGAGTTAATGTAGACAGCTGCTAAACAACATTCAGGAGACATTATACACCAACACCAACATGCTCTCAATACCTGTTTATGAGTTTGATTgtcatcataataataaaataaaaaaaacaagtggGTCACTACATTACGAATTATATGCATATTCAGGGAaattgctttgttgt from the Electrophorus electricus isolate fEleEle1 chromosome 26, fEleEle1.pri, whole genome shotgun sequence genome contains:
- the si:dkey-238i5.2 gene encoding uncharacterized protein si:dkey-238i5.2 isoform X1, which gives rise to MKKIQPFTIGTKLSVPNGAKCHDCVDIVLPAPALESRDTNDRMSLSHGQTESTKHNPTAIEDGSEEERDSVSPAASLRSIRKIAICGMTEMEHDCAVINLTKCPSTCEPNQRQSSAEKQKHIERKFVDKSFPLLETEPWRKMKNLQYDYGIPAFPIEHPGDASISQERDLKDFENSLIQLTTSLDLKDDAEGVVLKKATVVGECTDKSWLKIRTIFQEQQELVLALDVSAFYHHADAIINTINSKKSSLHATNLQSGDRKENEIRKISSQIKMLNESAALLSTIHPVLASRVARKQAEVKESWAVVQDAVGGLGKGDGNTQITAAQNSAEPEPHGVMEKHVKEEQNRLRGAEDPWVYRMLSLTEEPSSESPGPLAGPNCRRTNSITENSESRDQLGLLDCLTPQKPFRQPLTEFSTSADSVSQSLLETHICVPLGEDEESSKHSQEHRSSENEELLGQMEVLWEGLRKRYELVIAPDPAHPEHPADKEFHLTDDETAQMFLELPYANHPPKNVEECRSGMLEKFLELLDHRDSPALQNGSGISECNEAFPGVSGDLNKCVCAHNQGQSNQELLNLQLSTLTLRMNEHLAHCAELSMDMLDMEADVFILCDPEHCGVGCLQEQQDGLEVDYLLIEREVEGMEILVRSLQVPLGDMDELLTGEVQPVLQIWEEVRHNMEENRERLAKFNQLRDYFTSYLELIEWTESTRSAILSGSTADQWKDIEVQQMNSGLEQKLLEFDQLAAAGQRLEDEGNYPKETIKERTEELRGMLGWIQANWKTQREQLSQKKNLFVNMDPLKREEMQSTAMELGIKVDFPGLAVQESYPVHSSLSSSIRLILSSDDQSACIRQVFKPPSLSSREEHAQLLPGRNKTQCQQSSITNSGGLQLCNESVIGHSKEQKKDTNPACVQQSQTNPAHVQPSQTNPAHMQPSQTNPAHVQQSQTNPAHVQPSQDIFQMQQSDRTVNQTLKQQSLGNIQIQRQQSLSNEELEWQQSPNMMQVQHHQSPGNMMQIQHHQSPGNHLESPTNNKEQRTEQKHSAESPATRHVQRQQLPRTTPIYHQLLNNIPESGDSEIHLAEKKQLIGNDEICFASPQNLDQLQNHLCKSGKEKTSSNCGQHSSQLILQSPKTNHMKDQRLSGKKPQSSSNNQTQLAAEGTHRVTTYLHVTDVSKLTDRPSEMEESAAVSLPSSSFSPCSQSPSSSSFPHPSLYGVISPQSCETPKADSVGLEQPMRTNRRRHMTLSIIQCAHCNTSSHWFRGRCNTWPEGRKRHPINTEHQGFKKEDSFRVICTEEPYPDNALRDNLLSKVEIPSKPNNNMCPYLSLGSTLRVSLPQDVKVLCHSASHVQSPVKGEYSSASSGVTDSNNQPSLAGGAEPSLILQHTPQAQVEMQPVTDNNSLMQPDHEAFHMLDKVLFSPISEKKDQQPDKTQLRSQAECEKMRSAMEHGHLEVKGKHQDFEQHTNDEQCIELKEPFTVSDPTASSYSLLCNSSSYKHNCLSVHTRIKDLNTHVYHMSGHLQWNSQTNSVLLGVKGPIQLADSSLGSSKLKRVVVCGERECAVCCSAPDEGLVASAAAAETDNMATVPRFTHQQFLEDEEELKDIWKGKTDDIASGWDTGRGTGHKTAVSGFSVRNDKGPVAL
- the si:dkey-238i5.2 gene encoding uncharacterized protein si:dkey-238i5.2 isoform X2: MKKIQPFTIGTKLSVPNGAKCHDCVDIVLPAPALESRDTNDRMSLSHGQTESTKHNPTAIEDGSEEERDSVSPAASLRSIRKIAICGMTEMEHDCAVINLTKCPSTCEPNQRQSSAEKQKHIERKFVDKSFPLLETEPWRKMKNLQYDYGIPAFPIEHPGDASISQERDLKDFENSLIQLTTSLDLKDDAEGVVLKKATVVGECTDKSWLKIRTIFQEQQELVLALDVSAFYHHADAIINTINSKKSSLHATNLQSGDRKENEIRKISSQIKMLNESAALLSTIHPVLASRVARKQAEVKESWAVVQDAVGGLGKGDGNTQITAAQNSAEPEPHGVMEKHVKEEQNRLRGAEDPWVYRMLSLTEEPSSESPGPLAGPNCRRTNSITENSESRDQLGLLDCLTPQKPFRQPLTEFSTSADSVSQSLLETHICVPLGEDEESSKHSQEHRSSENEELLGQMEVLWEGLRKRYELVIAPDPAHPEHPADKEFHLTDDETAQMFLELPYANHPPKNVEECRSGMLEKFLELLDHRDSPALQNGSGISECNEAFPGVSGDLNKCVCAHNQGQSNQELLNLLSTLTLRMNEHLAHCAELSMDMLDMEADVFILCDPEHCGVGCLQEQQDGLEVDYLLIEREVEGMEILVRSLQVPLGDMDELLTGEVQPVLQIWEEVRHNMEENRERLAKFNQLRDYFTSYLELIEWTESTRSAILSGSTADQWKDIEVQQMNSGLEQKLLEFDQLAAAGQRLEDEGNYPKETIKERTEELRGMLGWIQANWKTQREQLSQKKNLFVNMDPLKREEMQSTAMELGIKVDFPGLAVQESYPVHSSLSSSIRLILSSDDQSACIRQVFKPPSLSSREEHAQLLPGRNKTQCQQSSITNSGGLQLCNESVIGHSKEQKKDTNPACVQQSQTNPAHVQPSQTNPAHMQPSQTNPAHVQQSQTNPAHVQPSQDIFQMQQSDRTVNQTLKQQSLGNIQIQRQQSLSNEELEWQQSPNMMQVQHHQSPGNMMQIQHHQSPGNHLESPTNNKEQRTEQKHSAESPATRHVQRQQLPRTTPIYHQLLNNIPESGDSEIHLAEKKQLIGNDEICFASPQNLDQLQNHLCKSGKEKTSSNCGQHSSQLILQSPKTNHMKDQRLSGKKPQSSSNNQTQLAAEGTHRVTTYLHVTDVSKLTDRPSEMEESAAVSLPSSSFSPCSQSPSSSSFPHPSLYGVISPQSCETPKADSVGLEQPMRTNRRRHMTLSIIQCAHCNTSSHWFRGRCNTWPEGRKRHPINTEHQGFKKEDSFRVICTEEPYPDNALRDNLLSKVEIPSKPNNNMCPYLSLGSTLRVSLPQDVKVLCHSASHVQSPVKGEYSSASSGVTDSNNQPSLAGGAEPSLILQHTPQAQVEMQPVTDNNSLMQPDHEAFHMLDKVLFSPISEKKDQQPDKTQLRSQAECEKMRSAMEHGHLEVKGKHQDFEQHTNDEQCIELKEPFTVSDPTASSYSLLCNSSSYKHNCLSVHTRIKDLNTHVYHMSGHLQWNSQTNSVLLGVKGPIQLADSSLGSSKLKRVVVCGERECAVCCSAPDEGLVASAAAAETDNMATVPRFTHQQFLEDEEELKDIWKGKTDDIASGWDTGRGTGHKTAVSGFSVRNDKGPVAL
- the si:dkey-238i5.2 gene encoding uncharacterized protein si:dkey-238i5.2 isoform X3, which translates into the protein MKKIQPFTIGTKLSVPNGAKCHDCVDIVLPAPALESRDTNDRMSLSHGQTESTKHNPTAIEDGSEEERDSVSPAASLRSIRKIAICGMTEMEHDCAVINLTKCPSTCEPNQRQSSAEKQKHIERKFVDKSFPLLETEPWRKMKNLQYDYGIPAFPIEHPGDASISQERDLKDFENSLIQLTTSLDLKDDAEGVVLKKATVVGECTDKSWLKIRTIFQEQQELVLALDVSAFYHHADAIINTINSKKSSLHATNLQSGDRKENEIRKISSQIKMLNESAALLSTIHPVLASRVARKQAEVKESWAVVQDAVGGLGKGDGNTQITAAQNSAEPEPHGVMEKHVKEEQNRLRGAEDPWVYRMLSLTEEPSSESPGPLAGPNCRRTNSITENSERDQLGLLDCLTPQKPFRQPLTEFSTSADSVSQSLLETHICVPLGEDEESSKHSQEHRSSENEELLGQMEVLWEGLRKRYELVIAPDPAHPEHPADKEFHLTDDETAQMFLELPYANHPPKNVEECRSGMLEKFLELLDHRDSPALQNGSGISECNEAFPGVSGDLNKCVCAHNQGQSNQELLNLQLSTLTLRMNEHLAHCAELSMDMLDMEADVFILCDPEHCGVGCLQEQQDGLEVDYLLIEREVEGMEILVRSLQVPLGDMDELLTGEVQPVLQIWEEVRHNMEENRERLAKFNQLRDYFTSYLELIEWTESTRSAILSGSTADQWKDIEVQQMNSGLEQKLLEFDQLAAAGQRLEDEGNYPKETIKERTEELRGMLGWIQANWKTQREQLSQKKNLFVNMDPLKREEMQSTAMELGIKVDFPGLAVQESYPVHSSLSSSIRLILSSDDQSACIRQVFKPPSLSSREEHAQLLPGRNKTQCQQSSITNSGGLQLCNESVIGHSKEQKKDTNPACVQQSQTNPAHVQPSQTNPAHMQPSQTNPAHVQQSQTNPAHVQPSQDIFQMQQSDRTVNQTLKQQSLGNIQIQRQQSLSNEELEWQQSPNMMQVQHHQSPGNMMQIQHHQSPGNHLESPTNNKEQRTEQKHSAESPATRHVQRQQLPRTTPIYHQLLNNIPESGDSEIHLAEKKQLIGNDEICFASPQNLDQLQNHLCKSGKEKTSSNCGQHSSQLILQSPKTNHMKDQRLSGKKPQSSSNNQTQLAAEGTHRVTTYLHVTDVSKLTDRPSEMEESAAVSLPSSSFSPCSQSPSSSSFPHPSLYGVISPQSCETPKADSVGLEQPMRTNRRRHMTLSIIQCAHCNTSSHWFRGRCNTWPEGRKRHPINTEHQGFKKEDSFRVICTEEPYPDNALRDNLLSKVEIPSKPNNNMCPYLSLGSTLRVSLPQDVKVLCHSASHVQSPVKGEYSSASSGVTDSNNQPSLAGGAEPSLILQHTPQAQVEMQPVTDNNSLMQPDHEAFHMLDKVLFSPISEKKDQQPDKTQLRSQAECEKMRSAMEHGHLEVKGKHQDFEQHTNDEQCIELKEPFTVSDPTASSYSLLCNSSSYKHNCLSVHTRIKDLNTHVYHMSGHLQWNSQTNSVLLGVKGPIQLADSSLGSSKLKRVVVCGERECAVCCSAPDEGLVASAAAAETDNMATVPRFTHQQFLEDEEELKDIWKGKTDDIASGWDTGRGTGHKTAVSGFSVRNDKGPVAL